A region of Salmo salar chromosome ssa17, Ssal_v3.1, whole genome shotgun sequence DNA encodes the following proteins:
- the LOC106576480 gene encoding dnaJ homolog subfamily C member 2, which translates to MLIEALEGDVTVVYCNAIAASVQIEVEPVGRWFEAFLKRRNRNVSASFQELEEEEELSEESEDEELQLEDFPLLRTLDPKDWKNQDHYAVLGLAHMRYKATQKQIKAAHKAMVLKHHPDKRKAAGEQIVEGDGDYFTCITKAIEILSDPVKRRAFDSVDPTFDNAVPSKGEGKDNFFEAYAPVFERNARWSSKKHVPKLGTMDSSFEDVDNFYSVWYNFDSWREFSYLDEEEKDKAECRDERRWIEKQNRAARATRKKEEMNRLRTLVDTAYSLDPRIKKFKDDEKARKENEKKAKADAKRKEQEEKERARQAELDAARLVKEKEEEEAKLVAQQAKKEKEIQKKAIKKERQKLRTTCKNWNYFGDNESDSVKMMEDVEKLCDRLELVSLQSLNEGLASGSKEEGKVALEKQVQEVNAQLQKEKDAEVQARQAVRTAVQASGGGGGGGKGWNEEELPLLIKAVNLFPAGTNARWEVIANYMNLHSTSGIKRTAKDVINKAKNLQKLEPGQKDEINKKAFEKFNKEHAAVPQTVDNAVPSERFDGAEANTASWTTEEQKLLEQALKTYPVSTPERWEKIAAAVPGRTKKDCMKRYKELVEMVKAKKAAQEQVGSKSKK; encoded by the exons cctcagtGCAGATCGAGGTGGAACCTGTTGGTCGGTGGTTCGAGGCCTTTCtgaagaggaggaacaggaatGTATCGGCCTCCTTCCAGGAgcttgaggaagaggaggagctgtCTGAGGAATCTGAGGATGAAGAGCTGCAGCTGGAGGATTTCCCCTTGCTAAGAACACTGGACCCCAAAGACTGGAAG AATCAAGATCACTATGCTGTCCTTGGACTGGCTCATATGAGGTACAAGGCGACACAGAAACAAATCAAAGCTGCCC acaaGGCAATGGTGTTGAAGCATCACCCTGACAAAAGGAAAGCTGCGGGAGAGCAGATTGTAGAAGGAGACGGTGACTACTTCACCTGCATAACTAAAG CTATAGAAATTCTGTCAGATCCTGTGAAGCGAAGAGCATTTGACAGTGTAGATCCTACCTTTGACAACGCTGTGCCCTCAAAGGGCGAAGGCAAAGATAACTTCTTTGAGGCGTATGCTCCCGTTTTTGAGAGAAATGCCCGGTGGTCTTCCAAAAAACACGTGCCCAAACTTGGCACTATGGATTCCTCTTTTGAGGATGTGGATAATTTTTATTCTGTTTG GTACAACTTTGACTCATGGAGAGAGTTTTCTTATTTGGATGAAGAGGAAAAGGACAAGGCAGAATG TCGTGATGAGAGGAGATGGATTGAAAAGCAGAATCGTGCAGCCAGAGCCACCAGGAAGAAGGAAGAGATGAATAGACTACGGACACTTGTTG ACACGGCCTACAGCCTTGATCCCAGGATAAAGAAATTCAAAGATGATGAGAAGGCCAGAAAGGAGAATGAGAAGAAGGCCAAAGCAGACGCCAAGAGGAAAGAGCAGGAGGAGAAGGAGCGG GCTCGGCAGGCAGAGCTGGATGCTGCACGGCTGGTcaaagagaaggaggaagaggaggccaaACTGGTTGCCCAGCAGgccaagaaggagaaggagatccAAAAGAAGGCCATCaagaaagagaggcagaaacTGAGGACAACTTGCAAG AACTGGAATTACTTTGGTGACAATGAATCTGATAGTGTGAAAATGATGGAAGATGTGGAGAAACTTTGTGACCGTTTGGAGCTTGTGAG TCTGCAATCCCTGAACGAAGGATTGGCATCGGGTTCAAAGGAGGAGGGCAAGGTAGCGTTGGAGAAGCAG gtGCAGGAGGTGAATGCCCAGCTGCAAAAGGAGAAGGATGCGGAGGTGCAGGCCAGGCAAGCTGTTCGCACTGCCGTACAGGCCAGCGGAGGAGGCGGGGGCGGAGGAAAGGGCTGGAATGAGGAAGAGCTCCCGCTGCTCATCAAAGCAGTCAACCTGTTCCCTGCTGGAACCAACGCCAG ATGGGAAGTCATTGCCAACTACATGAACTTGCACTCCACCAGTGGCATCAAAAGGACAGCCAAAGATGTCATCAACAAAGCCAAGAACTTACAAAAGCTTG AACCCGGGCAGAAAGATGAGATTAACAAGAAGGCCTTTGAGAAGTTTAACAAAGAGCATGCAGCCGTGCCCCAGACAGTGGACAATGCAGTGCCCTCTGAGAGATTTGATG GTGCTGAAGCCAACACTGCATCCTGGACCACTGAGGAGCAGAAGCTGCTAGAGCAGGCCTTGAAGACTTACCCCGTCAGCACCCCAGAGAGGTGGGAGAAGATCGCTGCAGCTGTGCCTGGACGTACCAAGAAGGACTGTATGAAGAGATATAAG GAACTGGTGGAGATGGTCAAAGCCAAGAAGGCCGCCCAGGAACAAGTTGGCAGTAAAAGCAAAAAATGA
- the LOC106576546 gene encoding mitochondrial-processing peptidase subunit beta isoform X2, giving the protein MSQIINMATSLQRLTSAGRYLVKRNLLKTNVLTRSIVGSHRLLATQAANQVMLNVPETKVTTLENGLRVASEDSGLSTCTVGLWIDAGSRYENERNNGTAHFLEHMAFKGTRKRSQLNLELEIENMGAHLNAYTSREQTVYYAKAFTKDLPRAVEILADIIQNSTLGGAEIERERGVILREMQEVETNLQEVVFDYLHATAYQATALGRTILGPTENIKTINRGDLVEYITTHYKGPRIVLAAAGGVSHNELIDLAKYHFGNLPARYKGEAPTFPQCDFTGSEIRVRDDKMPLAHIAIAVEAVGWSHPDTIPLMVANTLIGNWDRSFGGGVNLSSKLAQMACQGNLCHSFQSFNTCYTDTGLWGLYMVCEPGTINEMMHFAQLEWMSLCTSVTESEVARAKNLLKTNMLLHLDGSTPICEDIGRQMLCYSRRIPLHELEARIDAIDAKTIKDVCTKYIYDKSPAIAAVGPIEQLPDYNRIRSGMYWMRT; this is encoded by the exons ATGTCACAAATAATCAACATGGCGACGTCCTTACAGCGCCTTACCTCCGCTGGGAGATATCTTGTAAAACGGAATTTATTGAAGACTAATGTCTTAACCAGG TCCATAGTTGGATCACACAGACTATTGGCTACACAGGCCGCCAACCAAGTGATGTTAAATGTCCCTGAAACCAAGGTTACCACCTTAGAAAATGGACTACGTGTTGCATCTGAGGATTCCGGTCTTTCGACTTGCACA GTTGGTCTCTGGATAGATGCAGGGAGTCGTTATGAGAATGAGAGGAACAATGGCACTGCTCATTTCTTGGAACACATGGCCTTCAAG GGTACAAGGAAGCGCTCCCAGCTTAACCTGGAGCTGGAGATTGAAAATATGGGGGCCCATCTGAATGCTTACACCTCGAGGGAGCAGACTGTGTATTACGCCAAAGCATTCACAAAGGACCTTCCCAGAG CGGTAGAGATCCTGGCAGACATCATCCAGAACAGCACATTGGGGGGAGCAGAGATCGAGCGAGAGCGAGGGGTCATCCTCCGAGAGATGCAGGAAGTAGAGACCAACCTGCAGGAAGTGGTGTTTGATTACCTCCACGCCACAGCTTATCAAGCCACAGCGCTGGGCAGAACCATCCTGGGCCCTACGGAGAATATCAA AACAATAAACAGAGGAGACCTTGTTGAATACATCACTACTCACTACAAAGGACCGAGAATAGTGTTGGCTGCTGCTGGAG GGGTTTCACACAATGAATTGATAGATTTGGCCAAGTACCACTTTGGGAATCTTCCTGCCAGATACAAGGGAGAGGCGCCAACTTTCCCACAATGTGACTTTACTGGAAGTGAG ATCCGAGTTCGTGATGACAAGATGCCCCTGGCACACATTGCCATTGCTGTGGAAGCAGTGGGCTGGTCACACCCCGATACCATTCCCCTTATGGTGGCAAACACACTCATCGGCAACTGGGACCGCTCCTTTGGTGGGGGTGTG AATCTCTCCAGCAAGCTGGCGCAGATGGCGTGCCAGGGCAACCTGTGCCACAGCTTCCAGTCTTTCAACACCTGCTACACCGACACAGGCCTGTGGGGACTCTACATGGTGTGTGAGCCTGGCACCATCAACGAGATGATGCACTTCGCCCAGCTGGAATG GATGTCACTCTGCACTAGTGTTACTGAGAGCGAAGTTGCAAGAGCCAAGAACCTCCTCAAGACAAACATGCTTTTGCATCTTGACG GATCCACCCCCATCTGTGAGGACATCGGCAGACAGATGCTTTGTTACAGCCGTAGGATCCCTCTGCATGAACTGGAGGCCAGAATCGAT GCCATAGATGCAAAGACCATCAAGGACGTGTGTACAAAATACATCTATGACAAATCGCCTGCCATCGCAGCAGTCG GACCAATTGAGCAGCTCCCAGACTACAACCGAATTCGCAGTGGGATGTACTGGATGAGAACCTGA
- the LOC106576546 gene encoding mitochondrial-processing peptidase subunit beta isoform X1: MSQIINMATSLQRLTSAGRYLVKRNLLKTNVLTRSIVGSHRLLATQAANQVMLNVPETKVTTLENGLRVASEDSGLSTCTVGLWIDAGSRYENERNNGTAHFLEHMAFKGTRKRSQLNLELEIENMGAHLNAYTSREQTVYYAKAFTKDLPRAVEILADIIQNSTLGGAEIERERGVILREMQEVETNLQEVVFDYLHATAYQATALGRTILGPTENIKTINRGDLVEYITTHYKGPRIVLAAAGGVSHNELIDLAKYHFGNLPARYKGEAPTFPQCDFTGSEVRLKALNVYLQQRQSANLLPMGNSMIRVRDDKMPLAHIAIAVEAVGWSHPDTIPLMVANTLIGNWDRSFGGGVNLSSKLAQMACQGNLCHSFQSFNTCYTDTGLWGLYMVCEPGTINEMMHFAQLEWMSLCTSVTESEVARAKNLLKTNMLLHLDGSTPICEDIGRQMLCYSRRIPLHELEARIDAIDAKTIKDVCTKYIYDKSPAIAAVGPIEQLPDYNRIRSGMYWMRT; the protein is encoded by the exons ATGTCACAAATAATCAACATGGCGACGTCCTTACAGCGCCTTACCTCCGCTGGGAGATATCTTGTAAAACGGAATTTATTGAAGACTAATGTCTTAACCAGG TCCATAGTTGGATCACACAGACTATTGGCTACACAGGCCGCCAACCAAGTGATGTTAAATGTCCCTGAAACCAAGGTTACCACCTTAGAAAATGGACTACGTGTTGCATCTGAGGATTCCGGTCTTTCGACTTGCACA GTTGGTCTCTGGATAGATGCAGGGAGTCGTTATGAGAATGAGAGGAACAATGGCACTGCTCATTTCTTGGAACACATGGCCTTCAAG GGTACAAGGAAGCGCTCCCAGCTTAACCTGGAGCTGGAGATTGAAAATATGGGGGCCCATCTGAATGCTTACACCTCGAGGGAGCAGACTGTGTATTACGCCAAAGCATTCACAAAGGACCTTCCCAGAG CGGTAGAGATCCTGGCAGACATCATCCAGAACAGCACATTGGGGGGAGCAGAGATCGAGCGAGAGCGAGGGGTCATCCTCCGAGAGATGCAGGAAGTAGAGACCAACCTGCAGGAAGTGGTGTTTGATTACCTCCACGCCACAGCTTATCAAGCCACAGCGCTGGGCAGAACCATCCTGGGCCCTACGGAGAATATCAA AACAATAAACAGAGGAGACCTTGTTGAATACATCACTACTCACTACAAAGGACCGAGAATAGTGTTGGCTGCTGCTGGAG GGGTTTCACACAATGAATTGATAGATTTGGCCAAGTACCACTTTGGGAATCTTCCTGCCAGATACAAGGGAGAGGCGCCAACTTTCCCACAATGTGACTTTACTGGAAGTGAGGTGAGATTGAAGGCCCTTAATGTTTATCTCCAACAGAGGCAAAGTGCAAACTTGCTCCCcatgggcaattccatg ATCCGAGTTCGTGATGACAAGATGCCCCTGGCACACATTGCCATTGCTGTGGAAGCAGTGGGCTGGTCACACCCCGATACCATTCCCCTTATGGTGGCAAACACACTCATCGGCAACTGGGACCGCTCCTTTGGTGGGGGTGTG AATCTCTCCAGCAAGCTGGCGCAGATGGCGTGCCAGGGCAACCTGTGCCACAGCTTCCAGTCTTTCAACACCTGCTACACCGACACAGGCCTGTGGGGACTCTACATGGTGTGTGAGCCTGGCACCATCAACGAGATGATGCACTTCGCCCAGCTGGAATG GATGTCACTCTGCACTAGTGTTACTGAGAGCGAAGTTGCAAGAGCCAAGAACCTCCTCAAGACAAACATGCTTTTGCATCTTGACG GATCCACCCCCATCTGTGAGGACATCGGCAGACAGATGCTTTGTTACAGCCGTAGGATCCCTCTGCATGAACTGGAGGCCAGAATCGAT GCCATAGATGCAAAGACCATCAAGGACGTGTGTACAAAATACATCTATGACAAATCGCCTGCCATCGCAGCAGTCG GACCAATTGAGCAGCTCCCAGACTACAACCGAATTCGCAGTGGGATGTACTGGATGAGAACCTGA